The genomic region GATCTGCGCCTGCGCGGACGCCCGCAGCGCGAAGTCCGTCAGCCGCAGCTCGCCCATCAGCCGCCCGCCCTCGGCGACCAGGTCCAGCGCACCCGCGTCCCGGCTCCGCGCTCGCCATGTCGCCGCGAGTGCCCGCGCGCGACGTCCGCTCGTACTCGATCTGGCCGCGCAGCAACGTCGCGTCGGCGACCAGAGCCGGGTCGGTGGTCAGCGACGTGACCTCCACGGCCAGCCGCGCCGCCCGGTCGGGTTTGCCGGCGTCGTAGGCGGCCAACGCGGCCTTGGCGATGCGCCGGGCCTTGAGCGCGGGGTCCACGCTCAGCCGCCCGCGGTCGTACGCGCGGACACGGCCATGGCGCCACCACGGCGTTCCGCGCGCAACGCCGTGCGTTCCAGCTCGGCCGCCACCGCCTCGTCCGGTTCCGTGGTGGCGGCCGCGAGGTGCCAGGCCCTGCGGTCCAGCACGTCCGGCGTGGTGAGCGCGTCGGCGAACGCCCGGTGCACCGCGACCCGCTGGTGGTGGGTGGCGCACTGGTAGGCGGCGGCGCACGAGCGGGTGCCGGAACGCCAGCTCGGAGTCCGCCACGCTGATCAGCCCGCGTGCTCGGCCGCCTCCAGGTCGGAGGTGTCCGCCCGACCGCCGCGCGACCCGCAGCACCGTGTCCATCCCGGCGAACCGGTCGGCCGCCGCGACCAGCAGCACCGACTGGCACGCCGGCGGCAGGCCGACGATCTGCTCGCGGAACTTGTCCTGCACCGCCGCGTCACCGGCAGCGGCCCGACCTGGTGCGCCGGCTCCGCCGCCGTCCGCTGCGCCGCGAGCCGCGCCGCCCCAGTTCGAGCAGCGCCAACGGGTTCCCGCTCGCCTCCTCCAGCACCCGCGCCCGCATCGGCGCGGTCAGCCCCGGACTGTGCCGGTCGAGCAACCCGCCCGCCGCGTCCGGCGACAGACCGGCCAGCCGCAGCTCCTCGACACCGGGCGTCGCGAACGGCACCGCCGTGTCGCGCACCGCGAACAGCATCACCACCGGGTCCGCCTGGAACCTGCGCGCCGCGAACAACAACGTGTCCGACGACCCGCGGTCCAGCCACTGCGCGTCGTCCACCACGCACAGCACCGGCTGCTCGGCTGCCAGCTCGGCGAGCAACGTCAGCGTCGCCGCCCCGATCAGGAACGGCGTGGCCGAGTCGTCGCTCAGCCC from Lentzea guizhouensis harbors:
- a CDS encoding AAA family ATPase is translated as MLVGRDGERDHVERALGQASAGRGAALVLRGEAGIGKSALLDHAVAAAQGMRVLRGVGIESEAELAFGALHLLLYPYLDRLDLLPGPQAAALRGAFGLSDDSATPFLIGAATLTLLAELAAEQPVLCVVDDAQWLDRGSSDTLLFAARRFQADPVVMLFAVRDTAVPFATPGVEELRLAGLSPDAAGGLLDRHSPGLTAPMRARVLEEASGNPLALLELGRRGSRRSGRRRSRRTRSGRCR